Genomic segment of Ignavibacteriales bacterium:
AAGAAAAATTTATTCGGTGAATATTTAAGCGATCCAAGTAAACCGGTTCCTTATTCTTGGAAATTTCATGACTCCGGATTGCATTACTATAGAACTTACATGAGTGATGATCAACGTTTTGCATCTGCCCGCCCCGATGTTCTTGTTTATGAAACCGAACTGCTTGAAAAAGACATAACTGTTGCCGGACCAATACTAGCAGATCTATTTGTCGCCACCACCGGAACTGATGCCGATTGGGTTGTGAAAGTGATTGATGTATATCCTGATGGTGCTATTAATCCGGATCCAAATCCTAATAATATTGAAATGGGCGGTTATCAACGATTGATACGTTTCGAAGTATTGAGAGGTAAGTTTAGAAATAGTTTTGAAAAACCGGAACCTTTTGTCCCTAATAAAGTAACTGAAGTGAAGATTAATTTGAATGATGTTGACCATACATTTTTGAAAGGACATAAAATAATGGTTCAAATTCAGAGCAGTTTTTTCCCGTTCATTGACCGTAATCCGCAAAAATTTGTTGATATTTATAACGCCAAGGAAAGTGATTTCCAGAAAGCATTTAACCGGGTATATTTTTCAAAACAGTATCCGTCTAACATCTCGCTTGGTGTTATGAAATAAATTTTATTCTATAAATTTTTTGATTATGTTATAATAACTAAACTTGGAGGTTAGAATGAAAAAGTTGTTTACCGTAATAATATTAATAATTGTTGCTGGAACAATTAACGCTCAAAGTATAGCAATCGGGGCACAAGGAGCTTACGTAAAATCGCAAGATGCTGACGGTGTAATTATGCCCGCTGCTGCAGTAAGAATTGGTCTTGGCGGATTATCCGTTGAAGGCTCTATCGGATATAAATCCGACAAATATTTGGACGGTGCAATCAAAACAACAACCTACCCAATGATGCTTACCGGTTTTCTTGGCTTATTGCCATTTATACATTTAGAAGCCGGAATCGGTTGGTATAATACAAAAGTTGAATACAGCGGAATATTTGCTGGCGCTCCTTCAGAAACATATAGCGATATTGGCTACCATGCCGGTGCCGGTGCCGAGATACCATTAGGAAACATTATATTGACAGGGGATATACGCTATGTAATAGAAAAGGCAAAATTTAATAATGTTAGAACTACATCTGATTTAAAAAGCGACTTTTACATGATTGTCGTTGGATTAATGTTTAAGCTGTACTAAACAACTTATTATCTTTCAAAAATAATTCTTGAGGTTGTATGGTTTTCGATCGTCTCAAAAATGCTAACCAATATTTTCCACTTGGTGAAAGAATTACTAAAGCTCTTCAATATTTATCACAAACAGATTTTACAAATCTTGAGCCTGGCAAATATGAAATTGACGGCGAAAATATTTTTGCTCTGGTTCAGACATATAACACAAAACCGTTTAGCTCTGGCAAATGGGAAGCACACAAAAAATATATAGATGTTCAATACATTGTTTCCGGTAAAGAAAAAATAGGATTTACAGAAACAACTAAAGTTATTGTTATGGAAGAATACAATGAAGAAAATGACTATGCTATATATAAAGGTGAAGGAAATTTTCTAATTGCCGATGAAGGACATTTTGCAATATTCTTTCCTTCAGATGTACATATGCCCGGTATGGCAATTAATATTCCGAAAGAAGTTAGAAAGGTTGTTGTGAAAGTGAAACTTGAAGGTAAAGAAGAAACTATTAATCAAGAACCTGCAAACGAACCTACTTAATAATTTTGTTATTGGTGGTTGGTGATTTTAAAAACTAAGAACCAGTCACCAATAACTAATCACTATTTTACAATATCAAGCAACTCAACTTCAAAGATTAAAACAGAAGCCGGTGGAATTGTTTCTCCCTTTCCTTCTTCGCCATAAGCAAGTTGATAGGGAATATAGAATTCAAATTTGTCGCCGACATGCATTAGTTGTAACCCTTCGGTCCATCCTTTTATAACTTGATTAAGAGGAAATTCTGCCGGTTGATTGCGTTTATAAGAGCTATCGAATTCTTTTCCATTTAATAGTTTTCCTGCATAATGTACTTTTACTTTACTTGTATCTTTAGGTGATGGTCCTGTACCGCTTACAAGAACTTTGTATTGCAGCCCGCTGGCTGTGGTTTTAACACCTTCCTTATTTTTATTTTCAGCAAGGAATGCTTCACCATCTTTTTTATTTTTTTCTATAATAGGAGCCATCTCAGCTTTTTTCTTTTCATTCTCTATTTTTTGCATTGCTGCCTGTCGTTCTTGTCCTCTTTTATTGAGAGCAGTTAATACTTCTATAACCTTTTCTTTGGTCATATCGGATTTACCGTTCATTGCATCTTGAATAGATTTTATCAGAACATTAAAGTTTATTTGTAAGAATGGATCGGTCAAATTTTGGAATATATTTTGACCAATTGCATAACTAACGGAATCACCCTGTGTTTTTAATGTTACCGATGATTGAGCTTTCACTTTCGATGGTGATTTCTCTTTTGTTTGATTTTTATTTTGTGCAAATGTTACCGATAATCCAAGAAGGATTATTAAAATAACTTTTAATGGCTTCATTTCTTCTCCAATAGTTCATATTAATATTTATGGGTTGTGAAAATAAGCTCATTGGTTATTATTAGCAAATTGATTATCGATTTTTGGGATTTAAACTTTTTCAATGTTTAGTAAGTTGTTGGTTGATAAGAAATAATTTAATTTGATTTAGATTTTTATTGGAGGTAAAAATGAAACCCAAATTCCAATTAGGTTTATTTTTCATAGTACTATTCGCAACCTGCCTGCCGGCAGGCAGGTTCTCAATTATTAACGCTCAATTCTATAAACCAGATTCACCTTTCGCACACACATATTCCATCGTTGCATTTGATGAGAAGACCGGCGATATGGGTGTTGCGGTTCAGTCGCATTGGTTCTCAGTTGGAACAATTGTTACATGGGGCGAAGCTGGAGTTGGCGTTGTTGCTACACAATCATTTGTTAATCCTGCCTTTGGACCAGGCGGTTTAGATTTGTTAAGTAAAGGAAAGACACCCCAAGAAGCGGTTGATGAATTATTAAAGAGTGATGAAGGTAGGGAATTCCGCCAGCTTGCAATTCTTGATTCAAAAGGTAACGCTGCTTCATTTACTGGTAAATTATGCATTCAACCCGCCGGAAATATTGTTGGTAAAAATTTTTCTGTACAGGCAAACTTAATGTCTAACGATAAAATTTGGCCTGCTATGGCAGAAGCATTTCAAAAATCAAAAGGACCACTTGCAGAAAGAATGCTCGCTGCACTTGAAGCTGCAGAAAAAGCCGGCGGTGATGTGCGCGGAAAACAATCTGCAGCACTTCTTGTTGTGCGTGCTAAATCAACCGGAAAAATTTGGGAAGATCGTTTAGTTGATATCCGCATTGATGATAGTTCCGCACCGCTTCCCGAATTGAGAAGACTTCTAAAAGTTCACCGGGCATATGAACACATGAACAATGGTGATCTTGCAGTAGAGAAAAATGATATGGATAAAGCAATGATGGAATATTCTTCAGCAATGAAAATGTTTCCGGATAATCTTGAAATGAAATTTTGGACAGCAGTTGCGTTAGCAAATAAAGGAATGATGAAAGAAGCTGTTCCAATGTTCAAAGAAATTTTTAAGAGAGATAAGAATTGGAAAGATCTAACTCCGCGTCTGCTTCCAAATGGATTATTAAAAGTAACCGGAAAACAACTTGAGGAAATACTTGACTAATCATTTCATGATTCCGAATAACAAATGATAAACAACGATGCCTATGCGGCGCTTAGAATAAAAGATTACCGCTGGTTTATCATTGCGCGCGTAACACTCACGTTTGCAATTCAAATTCAATCTGTTATAGTTGGATGGCAAGTTTATGAATTAACACACGATGCACTTTCGCTTGGAATGATCGGACTTGCAGAAGCAATTCCATATTTATGCATTGCATTGTTTGCCGGTCACATAGCCGATACAATCAATCGAAAAAAAATTATTCTTTATGCCGGATCAATTTATTTACTCTGCGCTATTTTGCTGTTTTTTGTTTCGACAGAATTACACCCAATACTTATTAAGTTTGGTGTATACCCAATCTTTGCAATCATCTTTATTACCGGATTAGCACGGGGATTCATTTCTCCGGCACTAAATGCTTTTGCCGCACAACTTGTACCAAGACATTTATTCGGTAATGCCTCAACGTGGAATAGCATGCTATGGCAAACAGCTGCAATAACAGGTCCGGCATTCGGCGGTTTAGTTTATGGCTTCTGGGGAATTGGTCAAGCATACTTCTTTGTTGTTTTCTTCAGTGCACTTAGCTGGTTTTTCTTTTTTCTAATTAAAAAGAAACCGATGCCTGAAAGAACAAAAGAAGAAAATATTTGGCAGAGTTTATCAACCGGATTAAAATTTGTATTTAACGATCAGGTCATACTCGGTGCAATCAGTTTGGATATGATCGCTGTTTTTTTCGGAGGAGCTATTTCCATTCTGCCAATTTTTGCAGATAAAATTTTACACTCTGGCGCTGAAGGTTTAGGATTGTTGAGAGCCGCACCTGCAGTCGGTGCTTTAATCATGTCGTATGTTCAAGCACATAATCCGCTTTTTAAGAATGCCGGAAGAAATTTACTAATCTGTGTTTTAGGATTTGGTGTAACTACAATTCTCTTTGCATTATCAAATAACATCTATCTTGTTTTCTCCTTACTGATGTTAGGCGGAATGTTCGATAATGTCAGCGTAATAATTCGCCAGACAATTGTTCAATTATTCACACCGGATGAAATGCGTGGAAGAGTTTCTTCAATCAATGGAATTTTTATCGGCTCTTCGAATGAATTGGGTTCTTTCGAATCCGGAGTTGCTGCAAAACTGCTGGGTTTGATTCCTTCAATTATTTTTGGCGGAAGTATGACAGTTGCGACTGTAAGTGTTATGAGTTATATCTCACCAAAACTAAGAAAATTAAAAATGTAAACTCCCGCAAAAAATAAAAACTTAATAACTAAAATGGGAACTCTTCTTTGTATTA
This window contains:
- a CDS encoding DUF1028 domain-containing protein gives rise to the protein MKPKFQLGLFFIVLFATCLPAGRFSIINAQFYKPDSPFAHTYSIVAFDEKTGDMGVAVQSHWFSVGTIVTWGEAGVGVVATQSFVNPAFGPGGLDLLSKGKTPQEAVDELLKSDEGREFRQLAILDSKGNAASFTGKLCIQPAGNIVGKNFSVQANLMSNDKIWPAMAEAFQKSKGPLAERMLAALEAAEKAGGDVRGKQSAALLVVRAKSTGKIWEDRLVDIRIDDSSAPLPELRRLLKVHRAYEHMNNGDLAVEKNDMDKAMMEYSSAMKMFPDNLEMKFWTAVALANKGMMKEAVPMFKEIFKRDKNWKDLTPRLLPNGLLKVTGKQLEEILD
- a CDS encoding FKBP-type peptidyl-prolyl cis-trans isomerase, which produces MKPLKVILIILLGLSVTFAQNKNQTKEKSPSKVKAQSSVTLKTQGDSVSYAIGQNIFQNLTDPFLQINFNVLIKSIQDAMNGKSDMTKEKVIEVLTALNKRGQERQAAMQKIENEKKKAEMAPIIEKNKKDGEAFLAENKNKEGVKTTASGLQYKVLVSGTGPSPKDTSKVKVHYAGKLLNGKEFDSSYKRNQPAEFPLNQVIKGWTEGLQLMHVGDKFEFYIPYQLAYGEEGKGETIPPASVLIFEVELLDIVK
- a CDS encoding YhcH/YjgK/YiaL family protein, with the translated sequence MVFDRLKNANQYFPLGERITKALQYLSQTDFTNLEPGKYEIDGENIFALVQTYNTKPFSSGKWEAHKKYIDVQYIVSGKEKIGFTETTKVIVMEEYNEENDYAIYKGEGNFLIADEGHFAIFFPSDVHMPGMAINIPKEVRKVVVKVKLEGKEETINQEPANEPT
- a CDS encoding MFS transporter, with the protein product MINNDAYAALRIKDYRWFIIARVTLTFAIQIQSVIVGWQVYELTHDALSLGMIGLAEAIPYLCIALFAGHIADTINRKKIILYAGSIYLLCAILLFFVSTELHPILIKFGVYPIFAIIFITGLARGFISPALNAFAAQLVPRHLFGNASTWNSMLWQTAAITGPAFGGLVYGFWGIGQAYFFVVFFSALSWFFFFLIKKKPMPERTKEENIWQSLSTGLKFVFNDQVILGAISLDMIAVFFGGAISILPIFADKILHSGAEGLGLLRAAPAVGALIMSYVQAHNPLFKNAGRNLLICVLGFGVTTILFALSNNIYLVFSLLMLGGMFDNVSVIIRQTIVQLFTPDEMRGRVSSINGIFIGSSNELGSFESGVAAKLLGLIPSIIFGGSMTVATVSVMSYISPKLRKLKM